ACTCTTAAGTTTATATCCTCCAATGGAGATGGATACGCAGAAGTACATTTTAGCAATGCAATATTATTGTTACCAACTCTTCTGCAAGCATTAACAGCTTCTTCAATATCCTTTAAAGTGGCTATACCTGTTGACATAATTACAGGTTTTCCCTTTGATGCAATATACTCAATAAAAGGTATATCATTTATCTCAAAAGATGCTATTTTATATGCGGGTACATCCATTTTTTCAAGAAAATCTACTGAAGTGTAATCAAAAGGTGATGAAAAACATATAAGACCTTCTTCTTCTGCAATTTTCTTCAATTTAGGTTGCCAATCCCATGGAGTATATGCTCCTTGATATAACTTATGAAGTGTAGTACCATCCCATATAGTGCCTTGTTTTATTTGAAAATACTCATTATCGCAATCTAATGTTATGGTATCAGGAGTATATGTTTGTAACTTTATCGCATCTGCTCCCGCCCATTTTGCTGCTTTTATAATTTCTACAGCTCTATCAAAATCTTGATTATGATTAGCAGAAAGTTCTGCAATAACAAAAGTTCTATCTCCACCTATCTCCTTATTATCTATGTAAAAACTATTCATTGATACCCCTCCATACTTTTTCTATAACTATTATCGTAATATAGTACTTATCCTTGAAACAACTTTTTCTAATTAACAAATAAAAAAGATATTATAAGACATAAATTATATCTTATAATATCCCCATTATTTCACTAATGACTCTTCTAT
Above is a genomic segment from Clostridium bornimense containing:
- the pseI gene encoding pseudaminic acid synthase is translated as MNSFYIDNKEIGGDRTFVIAELSANHNQDFDRAVEIIKAAKWAGADAIKLQTYTPDTITLDCDNEYFQIKQGTIWDGTTLHKLYQGAYTPWDWQPKLKKIAEEEGLICFSSPFDYTSVDFLEKMDVPAYKIASFEINDIPFIEYIASKGKPVIMSTGIATLKDIEEAVNACRRVGNNNIALLKCTSAYPSPLEDINLRVIPNMKETFDIVVGLSDHTMSNTISLGAVALGAKIVEKHLTLRREDGGPDSKFSMEPEEFKSMVDGIREMEKALGKVTYQLTEKQRNSREHSRSLFVVKDIKSGEKFTEENVRSIRPGFGMETKYIDDIIGREAKVDIEKGTPMSWDLIR